Within Portunus trituberculatus isolate SZX2019 chromosome 18, ASM1759143v1, whole genome shotgun sequence, the genomic segment ACTTGAATTATTTGCAAGTGTGTGATAAATGTAAAATATTCGTGTGGTGATGTAGTAAGCGATGATACAGTCAACGGTGTAGTGGCCCCGCGCTATGAGGACCATCACCACCCCAGTCACCGCCAGCAGCGCAAAGCACCAGTGAAGAAGCCACCACCGGCGAGGTGTGTCTGTTGGTACAATGCATCATATCAGGCTTCACCTCCCCAAACAACTCTCATGATATTATTGAAATAATCACTCCATGGAAAACAAGTCTTGGTTTGCTCTTCTACTCATAAATTCCTTGAGGCCTAAAAAATCCTCACACTCATGAATGTCTGCTTATCTGGTAGTAGTAAAGATGAACAAAGATTCCTAATTCAATCAATGTTAGTTCCACTCAAGTTCGGTAAAATCATCCAATTTTGATGATGGAATATACGTATACATCAAATAATTTTTGAGAATGTTAAAGATCAACAGTTTGTAAAAAGTAATGATCAttttaagatttaaaagaaaacaacttaGGAATGAAGTTGAAAGTGAGACGTCAACATCCATAACTTAATCTGTTGTGTACATTACTAAAATTATTCTATACAAACAGTATGGTGATAATAATTATTGCCCATTTCCCAATACTCACATTCTCTGACAACCAAGTATGCCAGGACAAGGCAGACTGTGTGGCCGGAATAAATGTAATCCCCACAGAAGGTGTGCTTCCCATTGATGGACAAGCCAAACCCTGAGAGCAGCTGGATCACCCGCTTGGCGACCAACACTGGGCTGGTGTAGTTGGCTTTGGGGGCACAAGGGTAGTGAGGGTTGGCGACAGGGAGGACTGTCACGTACATGGTGATGGAACGGTAAAAATACAGGAGACCCATCATTAAAAATACCCGACGAAAGAGAATCCATCTGAAACAAGGAAGACAAATTTTAATGACATGATTTAAAGCATAGTAAATAAAACCCACTTCACGTAGTAGTCTCTTATCTGCAACTCTGGTAAATACAAACTATAACAGTCTCTGATCTGGAACTCTGGTAAATACACACTAACAAACATTCAACTTAACACGTTTCATACTATTTGTTAACATCAAGTTAAACCCAAATAACAAACTTAGTAACAGACACTGGTCCTCACCAACCTGTGTTTGTGAAAAAGCAGGACCATGACACAAAGATATACAGTGATCATGATGATGATCTCGGACACGTCAAGGCCCCACTCCTGAGTGGTGACGGCATCCAGCGTGACATCAGGCAAGGGCTTGTAGTTGGGCACCCGCTCATGAGTCAAGgcaagggaggcggtggtgaaGATCCAGTTggagaacaggaacaggaatgCTGAAACACAGAACACCATCAAGCATCTCTTcatgaaagaaaacagtaagTACACGTACAGACAAGCAAGTCATCGAGTCACGGAACAAGATGCAGGTGTTCATAGAGgacaaaatgaatataaagataGTCACCTTGGCTCATGAAGCTACTGATGAACACACAATCAAGCAAGCTCTGCTCATAAAACAATATCTATAAACTTACCAAGAAGTGTTTTGAATTTTTCTTTAGGAAATCTTGGTTCATCTCTGTGTGGTGACGGGATGGGTATCTTCACCATGCCCCCACCTCCGTCTTTACTAACCCTGAAACACACAAGGCATCAGTCAACACAACAGCCTTTTTGTGAGTCTATGATGGACTTGATACACTGCCACTGTAGCACCCACAGTCAAGCACTCACCACGGACTCACTCACCCATTGGCGTTGATGTAGGAGTCGTGGTTGGCAAGCAAGGGCTGGCGCTGGTACACGTCGTGAGTCATGTGGCAGTGGTCGCTGTCGTCCACCACACTGCTGGCACTGCTGCTGGTGCCACTCCTGCTGTTGCCACCACTCCCACAGTACTGAATCTCCCCCATCAGTCCTCCACTCTCCCCTACCGACCCATACCGCCCgccctcacttcctccacccAACACCATCCTGCAACAAAGGAAACATATATTTAGCAATCAGATAGAGATGAATAATTATTTGGGTGGCTAAGAGGTGAACAATTATTGGTTAGCAACCAGAATACAACAAACATTGCATAGgtacttcattttcctattGACACAGAGGAAATGATTGCACTGCctactggcaaaaaaaaaataaataaataaataaaataaaaataaataaataagcaaaaaaaaaaaataaataaataaataaataaataaaaataaataaataaaataatcataatggaaattgagagagagagagagagaaaaaaatcattgacaACTGTCAAGTTTTGAAGTACCATTAGGTACTAGTAATACACCTTTCCATTGATGgtatttgtctttgttttacATTCTTTAAACTAATAATACCTACAACTACTATGCTATGTATCAAACATATGCAAAACTTCAACTTCAGAAGTCATAAATGGAACACATAAATAATACTGCACATCCCTAGTGAGTCCACCTGAAGGGCTGGCAAATCAAGGTGAGTGAAAGAATCGTGCAACGGGAAGCTGACGTCAGTAACATGATAGAATAGTGTGCAACCATAGGAATAGATAGGCCAGCACTAATGCCTGCAGTCACCACAGGCAGCTCGGAGGAGTGTCAGTGTGCAGTGATGGTAAAGCAAACTTTCTATAAGACGCAACTGCAGCCACCACAATCATCCAACCTCATTTCCTCCACCGTCACACTCAATGCCGCCTCCTTCAGGACCGCACCGCCAacactccctcactcaacaTGATACTGTATCACTCAAACTTTACATCCACTCAAATTTTTTTACTGTACTCAAAAATGTCTCCTTCCATCAGTGGCTGCTAAGAATGACTCCGGCTGACAGTCCAGCTGCTCGCCTTCCTTCCGACCAATAGGCCTACAACAACTAAGTCTCACTCCACAAGcatttactaccaccaccttgtccttcagcctctcgggaaagagaagaaaaaaaaacgcacatTAAGCAACATAATCCTATAATTAGTGACTGAGCTGAAGAGAACCTGTTACCGAggcgaggaacacacacacacacacacacacacacacacacacacacacacacacacaggaccggggttcgattccccggccgggtggagatatttgggtgtgtctcctttcacgtgtagcccctgttcatctagcagtgagtaggtacgggatgtaaatcgaggagttgtgaccttcttgtcccggtgtgtggtgtgtgcctggtctcaggcctatccg encodes:
- the LOC123505893 gene encoding phosphatidylcholine:ceramide cholinephosphotransferase 2-like isoform X2 → MVLGGGSEGGRYGSVGESGGLMGEIQYCGSGGNSRSGTSSSASSVVDDSDHCHMTHDVYQRQPLLANHDSYINANGVSKDGGGGMVKIPIPSPHRDEPRFPKEKFKTLLAFLFLFSNWIFTTASLALTHERVPNYKPLPDVTLDAVTTQEWGLDVSEIIIMITVYLCVMVLLFHKHRWILFRRVFLMMGLLYFYRSITMYVTVLPVANPHYPCAPKANYTSPVLVAKRVIQLLSGFGLSINGKHTFCGDYIYSGHTVCLVLAYLVVREYTPRRWWLLHWCFALLAVTGVVMVLIARGHYTVDCIIAYYITTRIFYIYHTLANNSSLKHERHEQCFPGEKANADAFTPQNAARAISSLHKMQQEQFQLRVVQAISLRGYGGTRSSRGLSATCRALCRAITSGRCPGPGGGAAKTLKEPPSQILSIAKLTNDAF
- the LOC123505893 gene encoding phosphatidylcholine:ceramide cholinephosphotransferase 2-like isoform X3, with product MSYFRPTAAGSNLHTAAPSTLHGSQMVLGGGSEGGRYGSVGESGGLMGEIQYCGSGGNSRSGTSSSASSVVDDSDHCHMTHDVYQRQPLLANHDSYINANGVSKDGGGGMVKIPIPSPHRDEPRFPKEKFKTLLAFLFLFSNWIFTTASLALTHERVPNYKPLPDVTLDAVTTQEWGLDVSEIIIMITVYLCVMVLLFHKHRWILFRRVFLMMGLLYFYRSITMYVTVLPVANPHYPCAPKANYTSPVLVAKRVIQLLSGFGLSINGKHTFCGDYIYSGHTVCLVLAYLVVREYTPRRWWLLHWCFALLAVTGVVMVLIARGHYTVDCIIAYYITTRIFYIYHTLANNSSLKESGPSNFFERLWWYPLFSRFERNVQGVVPRHYEWPLPWPRRWSSKNPQRTS
- the LOC123505893 gene encoding phosphatidylcholine:ceramide cholinephosphotransferase 2-like isoform X1; translation: MSYFRPTAAGSNLHTAAPSTLHGSQMVLGGGSEGGRYGSVGESGGLMGEIQYCGSGGNSRSGTSSSASSVVDDSDHCHMTHDVYQRQPLLANHDSYINANGVSKDGGGGMVKIPIPSPHRDEPRFPKEKFKTLLAFLFLFSNWIFTTASLALTHERVPNYKPLPDVTLDAVTTQEWGLDVSEIIIMITVYLCVMVLLFHKHRWILFRRVFLMMGLLYFYRSITMYVTVLPVANPHYPCAPKANYTSPVLVAKRVIQLLSGFGLSINGKHTFCGDYIYSGHTVCLVLAYLVVREYTPRRWWLLHWCFALLAVTGVVMVLIARGHYTVDCIIAYYITTRIFYIYHTLANNSSLKHERHEQCFPGEKANADAFTPQNAARAISSLHKMQQEQFQLRVVQAISLRGYGGTRSSRGLSATCRALCRAITSGRCPGPGGGAAKTLKEPPSQILSIAKLTNDAF